One window from the genome of Pseudoalteromonas sp. '520P1 No. 423' encodes:
- a CDS encoding DUF3526 domain-containing protein, which produces MINLLLSTELKNLWREKLITWVVVISCACATIAFFSGFNHSQQQHQVIQQAKIEQAMALNKAAEGLEERLLKTKDIKWWQDQYDLRGQAFYLMVNYASKPPLPTSPIATGQSDVLPYFFKMLVKEKQNIIHQYDYQHPLKLMLGQFDLSFVIIYILPLLIIAVCFNALSQERQQGQLRLMLLQGANIKTLINMQILLRASLVVGPFLIISIFLLVTQQIGISLSQIVSYILIVISYTVFWLAISVWVISKGKTVANNAAKLMTIWLMLVIVLPAAINTSINQLYPTPSRLHYLDELRHSADEAKKASEKTLAAFFQDHPELANQNKPADFALKKIASINAIEKSMAHLDQVFEQAKNTQQTFADNFKFLSPATLVQAQLVSLAGNDLLRHHAFMKNVERHHSELQVFFSREIAKANENNDFSPCSGCSANATLKDLSTVPQFDSKFKTQTINLWSILALFILSLSIWLYSQKQIVRIAQPQQSGVLV; this is translated from the coding sequence ATGATTAACCTGTTACTCTCTACCGAACTTAAAAACCTATGGCGCGAAAAACTCATTACTTGGGTTGTCGTTATTAGCTGTGCATGTGCAACTATCGCATTTTTTAGTGGTTTTAATCATAGTCAACAGCAACATCAAGTCATACAGCAAGCAAAAATAGAACAAGCAATGGCGCTAAACAAAGCTGCTGAGGGATTAGAAGAGCGCCTGCTGAAAACCAAAGATATAAAATGGTGGCAAGATCAATACGACTTACGCGGGCAAGCATTTTACCTAATGGTTAACTACGCGAGTAAACCGCCCTTACCTACTTCACCTATCGCGACAGGTCAGTCAGATGTTTTACCTTATTTTTTCAAAATGTTAGTAAAAGAAAAGCAAAATATTATTCACCAATATGATTACCAGCATCCATTAAAACTCATGCTCGGTCAGTTTGATTTAAGCTTTGTCATTATTTATATTCTACCCTTGTTAATTATTGCAGTGTGCTTTAACGCGCTTTCTCAAGAAAGACAACAAGGTCAATTACGTTTAATGCTGTTACAAGGCGCAAATATTAAAACCCTTATTAATATGCAAATTTTACTAAGAGCTAGCTTAGTGGTTGGGCCCTTTCTAATTATAAGTATTTTTCTTTTAGTGACACAGCAAATAGGTATCAGCTTATCTCAAATTGTAAGCTATATACTGATTGTAATTAGCTATACCGTATTTTGGCTGGCGATCAGTGTTTGGGTTATTAGTAAAGGTAAGACTGTTGCTAACAATGCAGCTAAACTCATGACTATTTGGCTTATGCTAGTTATCGTGCTCCCTGCTGCAATAAATACCAGCATCAATCAACTTTACCCAACGCCTTCTCGTTTGCATTATTTAGATGAGCTGCGCCACAGCGCCGACGAAGCAAAAAAAGCATCAGAAAAAACCCTTGCTGCGTTTTTTCAAGATCATCCTGAATTGGCCAATCAAAACAAACCTGCAGACTTTGCATTAAAGAAAATTGCATCAATTAATGCGATAGAAAAATCCATGGCGCATTTAGATCAAGTGTTCGAACAGGCTAAAAATACTCAACAAACTTTTGCCGATAACTTTAAGTTTTTATCGCCAGCGACCCTAGTTCAAGCACAACTTGTCTCATTAGCAGGAAACGATCTTTTAAGACATCACGCTTTTATGAAAAATGTTGAGCGTCACCACAGCGAACTACAAGTATTTTTTAGTCGTGAAATAGCTAAAGCAAATGAAAATAATGATTTTTCTCCATGCTCTGGTTGTAGCGCCAATGCCACACTAAAAGATTTAAGCACAGTACCTCAATTTGATAGCAAGTTTAAAACTCAAACTATCAATCTATGGAGTATTTTAGCATTGTTTATTTTATCACTGAGCATATGGCTCTATAGCCAAAAACAGATAGTTCGCATTGCCCAACCGCAACAATCGGGGGTGTTAGTTTAA
- a CDS encoding serine hydrolase gives MNYLKSLSLSMLLVCFFAKGEDINDKTLQCYAEPSEPGIAILVSKQGKVIYKHALGLADVSKTTSITTDSIFQIGSITKQFTAAAILLLEQQNKLSLSDTLSDFLPYYSKAGKKITLGQMLSHTSGLPNYLGNSETMLKAKKYAHIDMILTQLSKDPLIAEPGEQYAYSNTAYVFLGKVIEQVSGLSYAQFMQQNIFNPLNLKNTFVITTTESDPKIVKGYEKNKDGQIIDLMPVDRSWIAAAGAIASNLGDMHKWHLSLINGDLINAQNFKKMITPFKLNSGEAINYGLGFDIYSINHKKSISHQGSVPGFFSFSAYFPEQNVYGIALSNSNTHPGPA, from the coding sequence ATGAATTATTTAAAATCGTTATCTTTATCAATGTTATTAGTGTGTTTTTTCGCCAAAGGTGAAGATATTAATGATAAAACTTTACAGTGTTATGCTGAACCGTCAGAGCCAGGTATTGCGATACTAGTAAGTAAACAGGGTAAGGTCATTTATAAACATGCATTAGGCTTAGCTGATGTATCAAAAACAACCTCCATAACAACTGATTCTATATTTCAAATAGGTTCAATTACCAAGCAATTTACAGCCGCTGCTATTTTGTTATTAGAGCAACAAAATAAGCTCTCACTGAGTGATACTTTGAGTGACTTTCTCCCATATTACTCAAAAGCAGGAAAGAAAATCACTTTAGGGCAAATGTTGAGTCATACTTCAGGGCTGCCTAATTACTTAGGAAACTCAGAAACCATGTTAAAAGCCAAAAAATATGCTCACATCGATATGATATTAACGCAACTATCGAAAGATCCGCTTATTGCTGAGCCGGGTGAGCAATATGCTTATTCCAATACTGCGTATGTATTTTTAGGAAAAGTCATTGAGCAAGTATCGGGTCTGAGCTATGCCCAATTTATGCAGCAAAACATTTTTAATCCACTGAATCTTAAAAATACTTTTGTAATAACTACAACAGAGTCAGATCCAAAAATAGTAAAAGGCTATGAAAAAAATAAAGATGGCCAAATAATTGATTTAATGCCGGTCGACCGAAGTTGGATTGCTGCTGCAGGTGCGATTGCTTCAAATTTAGGTGATATGCATAAATGGCATTTAAGTTTAATAAATGGTGATCTTATCAATGCACAAAATTTTAAAAAAATGATAACCCCCTTTAAGTTAAACTCAGGAGAAGCTATAAATTACGGGTTAGGATTTGATATTTACTCAATTAACCATAAAAAAAGTATCAGCCATCAAGGCTCAGTGCCGGGTTTCTTTAGTTTTTCTGCATATTTTCCGGAACAAAATGTATATGGTATCGCCCTTAGTAATAGCAATACGCATCCAGGTCCTGCTTGA
- a CDS encoding AraC family transcriptional regulator produces the protein MLKHGKSRSEIEQQQTSSQKLEWVKQYINDHLEQNITLETLAKISDFTPFYLVRQFQKMYGLPPHAYQIQQRLRKSKSLLRQGNKVADVATDVGFYDQSHFHRHFKKANGVTPSRYARQVG, from the coding sequence ATGCTCAAGCATGGTAAAAGCCGAAGTGAGATAGAGCAACAGCAAACATCCAGCCAAAAGCTTGAATGGGTTAAACAATATATTAACGATCATTTAGAACAAAATATAACGTTAGAAACCTTAGCTAAAATAAGTGATTTTACGCCATTTTATTTAGTAAGACAGTTTCAAAAAATGTATGGGTTACCGCCTCATGCTTATCAAATTCAGCAAAGGCTACGTAAAAGTAAATCTCTATTACGGCAAGGAAATAAGGTTGCTGATGTAGCTACAGATGTTGGTTTTTACGATCAGAGCCACTTTCATCGCCACTTTAAAAAAGCCAATGGCGTAACCCCAAGTCGTTATGCGAGACAAGTAGGTTAA
- a CDS encoding AraC family ligand binding domain-containing protein yields the protein MTEKAAFTLHQELGGLEMVEADFCNHNFSKHSHETYTINVIEKGAQRFLSSGNNYMAPEHSIIFVNADEVHTGQSGTDNGWSYRGIAPFESHFTKLASDIGLTEGFAPYFPNAVVQDPQMATELRQLFHILASSDNTLLRETMLY from the coding sequence TTGACTGAAAAAGCAGCATTTACTTTGCATCAAGAACTCGGTGGACTTGAAATGGTTGAAGCTGATTTTTGTAATCATAATTTTTCAAAGCATAGCCATGAAACATACACGATAAATGTGATTGAAAAAGGTGCGCAACGATTTTTAAGTTCAGGTAATAATTATATGGCACCCGAACATAGTATTATTTTTGTAAATGCTGATGAAGTACATACTGGCCAATCAGGCACAGATAATGGTTGGTCATATCGTGGTATCGCGCCATTTGAATCACATTTTACTAAATTAGCATCTGATATTGGATTAACTGAAGGTTTTGCGCCTTATTTTCCTAATGCAGTTGTACAAGATCCACAAATGGCTACTGAATTACGTCAGTTATTTCATATCCTTGCCAGCTCAGATAATACGCTTTTACGTGAAACCATGCTGTATTAA